The genomic region GCAGTTCCCTGGCGATATCGGCCAGATCGTCCGGATCCAGCGTGCCCGCTGCCTGGACCAGATCTTCCAGGTTGGTTTTTTCGATGGCTTTGATCAAGCCGACGCGGACCTCGTCGTGCAGTTCTACGAGGATTGCCCCGCCGGTATCGGCGGGCAATAAACGCCAGACGGTCAAGCGGGTGGCGGGCGCAAGCGCTTCCAACAGATCGGCGATTTCCGCCGGCGTCAATGCTTGCAGGAGCTGTTTAAGTTCCTGTTCTTTGCCGTGTTCCAGGTCTTCGGTCAGGGTCTTCAGGTATTGCTCGATATCGTCGCGATCGGTGCTAACGGGCATGACGGATCTTCCTCGAAAATGCGATGCAAAATCCAATTATATTAACAGGGATGGCTATTGATGCGGAATTTCGGGGCGTATACTTTCCACTTTTGTGCAAATGTAGGGGAGTGCGTTTTCTTGAGCGGCAGATTGTTCCAGTCCACCGCCGTTGTCGGCGGAATGACGATGGTTTCCCGGGTCTTGGGGTTTGTTCGGGATGTGGTCATCGCGATGATTTTCGGGGCCGATGCCACCACGGACGCTTTCTTCGTGGCGTTCAAGATTCCCAATTTCTTCCGCCGCCTATTCGCCGAGGGCGCTTTCTCGCAGGCGTTCGTACCGGTATTGGCCGAATATAAGGAAAATCGCGGGCGGGTCATTCTCAAGGCATTTCTCAATCGCACCGCCGGTTCCCTGGCGCTGGTGCTGATGGCGGTATCATTGTTCGGCGTGATCGGGGCGCCGTGGATCATTCTGGTATTTGCGCCGGGGTTCGCTTGGGCCGGTTCGCAATATGAACTGGCCGTGGATATGCTGAGGATTACCTTTCCTTATTTGTTTTTCATTTCCTCCACCGCGCTGGCCGGCGGCATTCTCAACACGTTTAACCGCTTCGCGGTACCCGCCTTCACCCCGGTCTTGTTGAATCTGTGTCTGATATCCGCCGCTCTCTGGCTCGCACCTCGGCTGCCCGAGCCGATTACCGCCTTGGCTTGGGGGGTATTTGCCGCCGGTGTATCGCAACTTGTGTTCCAGTTTCCTCCGCTTTGGCGCTTGAAGTTGTTGCCGCGCCTCCGTTACGGCTTTCACGATCCCGGCGTGCGCAAGATTCTCAAACTCATGTTGCCGGCGCTGTTCGGGGTGTCGGTGACCCAGATCAATCTCCTCATCGATACCCTGCTGGCTTCCTTTCTGCCTTCCGGCAGTATTTCCTGGCTGTATTATTCCGACCGACTGGTTGAATTTCCTCTGGGGGTATTCGGCATTGCGCTGGCGACGGTGATTCTGCCCAACCTTTCCAAGGATTGGGTCGCCGGTCGGAGGGAATCGTTTTCCACCGCCATCGATTGGGGATTGCGCTGGGTGGCGCTGATCGGACTACCGGCGGCGGTGGGATTATTCGTATTGGCCGAGCCGATTTTGGCGACCCTGTTTCAATACCGTTCCTTCACCGCCCACGATGTTCACATGGCCAGCCTCAGTTTGATGGCCTATACGATCGGTTTGATCGGATTCATCCTCGTCAAAATTCTAGTGCCGGGTTTTACTTCCCGGCAGGATACCCGGACGCCGGTTCGTTTCGGGGTGTATGCGATGCTTGCCAATTTGATTCTCAACCTCAGCCTGATCGGCTATCTGGCTCATGCGGGTTTGGCCCTGGCCACTTCCCTGGCGGCGACGCTTAATGCCGGCTTGCTTTTCAAACGCCTGCGCAAGGAGGAGGTGTACCGGCCGGCCAAGGGCTGGTGGTTGTTTTTGCTGCGAGTGATCGTGGCGAATGGGGTGATGGCAGCGGTACTGTATTACGGCACAGAAAATCTGGATTGGGAGAATCTGAATCTAGAAACTCGGCTGGGACAACTGGTTCTGTGGATCGGTCTGGGAGGAGTGGTCTATGGCGGCGGCCTTCTCTTGGTTGGTCTGCGGCTGAGGCATGTGTCGGGGGTGGCCGCAAGGCCCGGCTCTTCGTAGAGATTACGGAGGGCCGGGATTGAGTCAGGAAGAAAACAAACGGCGCCGAATCGCAAGCAATCCCAAAGAGATAAGGGTCAGAATGCTAGGTTCTGGAACCGGATTGGTTGTGTTCGAAGTGACAGAACCTTGAAGGTTAAAGGCCATCTCGTTACCGATGCCGAATGTCCATGAGTCACCATCGTTAACCCTACCGTGGGCGTTTCCGCTGGCATTGGAGGTCGACCAGAACCAGTCGTCGATTTCGTTTGTGGTGTCATTTACGATGGATAACCAGTAGGAGCCTGTGGCCAGGTTGGGCGGGGTATCCAATGTCAGTGAGTATTTGTATACATCAAAAGTACCATTGAAAAATAATGAAGAAACGGTAAAGTCGTCGCCGGTATCAGTCTGGGTCAAGGTCCCGATCAAAGGGGAAATCGAAGTTGTACTGGCCGGAACGCCGGCGGTATCAGGGAAGATGCGGATGGTGAAGTTGTCGCTAGCTGAGGCAGTGTTGGATGAAAAGTAAATTCCCCACCATTCTATGCTGTTTATGGTGGTCTCATCTGTCAGCAAGAAGTCATCGGCGCTTTGTTTTTGAAGGCCGAATAAAGAAGGTGTGTAATCAAAATCACTGGGCTTTGCATCTATCAGATCTGGAGTACCATTGTCGATGGTGACCGGCATGCCCTTGACCAAGTTTGCAGGAGCTAACCAAATGATACATGTGAACAACAATGGCAACGACAATTTGTATTTATTTTTCATGGCTTTGAATCCTGTTAGCAACTTCCAGACAATCCGCCAGTGCTCTGGATGACCCCGACTTGTTGAGGGTTGAGACCTAGGCTGCAGAACATGATGGTCGTGTTGTCCTTAAACATAGTGAATGTGTAGGTTAAGGGATTCTGGCTATCGTAGGTATAACTTACTAAACCTATTGAACTTGTAGAGTTAATGTTTATGCTCGAGGTGCTCCAGCTTCCTTTTAGGGCTCTGGGGTCCACGGCTAGATTTTTTGGGTCGCCTACCTTATAAAGCTTTCCATTGGGGCAATGTTCTTCTTTCCATTCTTCTCCTGTATCTAGGTTGATGGCAACGATTGAGCGGCTGTTCAGAGTATTGAGAATTTCTGTCTCACTCATGGGTTGACCGGTACAAGACGTTGCCATGGCAGCACTACTAACCAAGGACAATAAGATGATATCTGCCGTTACAGGAAGGTGAATTTTCATGGAGCCCCCTTAAATTTTTGATGGTTAATTTTAAAAGGCAAAAATAACGCCAAAACAAAAATTAATTTAATATCAGTGGCTTGAGATTCTTTTGTTCGAATTCTATTGCTAAAGCAAGAAATCCGTAAAAATTCTTGACAGCAAGAGAAAGGTTAACCATGGGTTGATTTGGCTAACTTCGTTAGCCAAATTGCACAATAAATTAGAAAATAAAACAACAACATACTCTGCGCCGCGTCCATTGTGCTGCCCAGCAAGCTGACGGTGACAAACCCCGCCAGCCCTCCCCCGAACGCTAGCGCCCAAGATTGGCCGTGCCG from Methylohalobius crimeensis 10Ki harbors:
- the murJ gene encoding murein biosynthesis integral membrane protein MurJ, with translation MSGRLFQSTAVVGGMTMVSRVLGFVRDVVIAMIFGADATTDAFFVAFKIPNFFRRLFAEGAFSQAFVPVLAEYKENRGRVILKAFLNRTAGSLALVLMAVSLFGVIGAPWIILVFAPGFAWAGSQYELAVDMLRITFPYLFFISSTALAGGILNTFNRFAVPAFTPVLLNLCLISAALWLAPRLPEPITALAWGVFAAGVSQLVFQFPPLWRLKLLPRLRYGFHDPGVRKILKLMLPALFGVSVTQINLLIDTLLASFLPSGSISWLYYSDRLVEFPLGVFGIALATVILPNLSKDWVAGRRESFSTAIDWGLRWVALIGLPAAVGLFVLAEPILATLFQYRSFTAHDVHMASLSLMAYTIGLIGFILVKILVPGFTSRQDTRTPVRFGVYAMLANLILNLSLIGYLAHAGLALATSLAATLNAGLLFKRLRKEEVYRPAKGWWLFLLRVIVANGVMAAVLYYGTENLDWENLNLETRLGQLVLWIGLGGVVYGGGLLLVGLRLRHVSGVAARPGSS
- a CDS encoding DUF7901 domain-containing protein is translated as MKNKYKLSLPLLFTCIIWLAPANLVKGMPVTIDNGTPDLIDAKPSDFDYTPSLFGLQKQSADDFLLTDETTINSIEWWGIYFSSNTASASDNFTIRIFPDTAGVPASTTSISPLIGTLTQTDTGDDFTVSSLFFNGTFDVYKYSLTLDTPPNLATGSYWLSIVNDTTNEIDDWFWSTSNASGNAHGRVNDGDSWTFGIGNEMAFNLQGSVTSNTTNPVPEPSILTLISLGLLAIRRRLFSS